A single genomic interval of Odontesthes bonariensis isolate fOdoBon6 chromosome 3, fOdoBon6.hap1, whole genome shotgun sequence harbors:
- the fezf2 gene encoding fez family zinc finger protein 2: MTTSASLETVMSCSMNGSSSVPKTLAFSIDRIMSKSLEPKRSAEERSDGKKLLGFCSPIPCMIPLQPFSYDLQAKALMNYSELWRASFRGTFCSSAAAPCKGNCGMCGKGEPGVKPPLPTSRVVKPQVIHQAVSMPSCGSLYYLNYLDSAYQQSELLSGHWFSSPQAQSSLSAHHRLLLLENAKLAGLGADKLPTPQYPHKEHLPGQLDQIVKENQGQSAEKNSVKNSKVNSSNADGKHKNFTCEVCGKVFNAHYNLTRHMPVHTGARPFVCKVCGKGFRQASTLCRHKIIHTQEKPHKCNQCGKAFNRSSTLNTHVRIHAGYKPFVCEFCGKGFHQKGNYKNHKLTHSGEKQYKCSICNKAFHQIYNLTFHMHTHNDKKPFTCTTCGKGFCRNFDLKKHIRKLHDNVFSAASEASELQS, encoded by the exons atgaccaCTTCTGCTTCTCTGGAGACGGTGATGTCCTGCAGTATGAACGGCTCATCCTCAGTTCCTAAGACCCTGGCGTTCTCCATCGACCGGATCATGTCCAAGAGCTTGGAGCCGAAGCGCAGCGCAGAGGAAAGGTCAGACGGGAAAAAGCTGCTCGGCTTCTGCTCCCCGATCCCCTGCATGATACCGCTGCAACCCTTCAGCTATGACCTCCAAGCCAAGGCGCTGATGAACTACTCGGAACTGTGGAGAGCCAGTTTCAGGGGAACTTTTTGCAGCTCCGCAGCCGCTCCATGCAAAGGAAACTGCGGCATGTGCGGCAAAGGGGAGCCGGGTGTGAAGCCGCCGCTGCCGACCAGCAGGGTGGTGAAACCGCAAGTCATCCATCAGGCAGTGTCCATGCCCAGCTGCGGCTCGCTCTACTATCTGAACTACCTGGACTCTGCATACCAGCAGTCAGAGCTGCTGAGCGGGCACTGGTTCTCCAGCCCGCAGGCCCAAAGCTCTCTGTCCGCGCACCACAGACTCCTGCTGCTGGAAAACGCCAAGCTGGCCGGACTGGGAGCGGACAAACTGCCCACACCTCAGTATCCACATAAGGAACACCTACCCGGCCAGTTGGATCAGATAGTGAAGGAGAACCAGGGTCAGAGCGCAGAGAAAAACAGTGTCAAGAACAGCAAAGTCAACAGCAGCAATGCTGAcggaaaacacaaaaacttcACGTGTGAAGTGTGTGGAAAG GTTTTTAACGCGCATTATAATCTGACCAGACACATGCCTGTGCACACCGGGGCCCGGCCTTTCGTGTGTAAAGTGTGCGGGAAGGGATTCCGGCAGGCCAGCACGCTCTGCAGACACAAGATCATCCACACGCAG GAAAAGCCTCATAAGTGCAACCAGTGCGGGAAGGCATTCAACAGGAGCTCGACTCTTAACACTCACGTCCGGATCCATGCCGGCTATAAACCCTTTGTCTGCGAATTCTGCGGGAAAGGTTTCCACCAGAAAG gcAACTACAAAAACCACAAGCTGACACATAGTGGAGAGAAGCAGTACAAGTGCTCCATCTGCAACAAGGCCTTCCACCAGATCTATAACTTGACAttccacatgcacacacacaatgacaAGAAGCCTTTCACGTGCACCACTTGTGGCAAAGGTTTCTGCCGCAACTTCGACCTGAAAAAACACATCCGGAAGCTGCATGACAATGttttttctgctgcttcagaggcctcagagctgcagagctga